CTTGTTTATCGTTGGGGACTTTTGGCGCCGCCTAACCCAGATGCCCGACGTTGAAATCAACCGCAATGCTACGTTTCCCTTACCGCTGTGGCAGCGCACCCCAACGCAGAGAGCGCCTGAAGAACACCTGACGCCTGACGAGCGGCAGCGCCGCGTTGGCTGGTAACAGTTGGTGCCATGAAGATTCTGCACACGGCAGACATTCACCTGGGCATGACCACCTACGGTCGTGTAGACCCGACTTCAGGTCTGAATAGCCGACTGCTGGATGTGCAACGGGCCTTTCAATTCATGGTAACCCGAGCGCTTGAAGAAGACATCGACCTGTTTCTTTTTTGCGGCGATGCTTTTCGGAATCCGGATCCCTCGCCTACTGAACAAATGATCTTTGCGGAATGCCTGCGCCCGCTGAGCGAGCGCGGCATCCCGATTGTGCTTCTGGTAGGCAATCACGACCACCCGGTCACCTTTGGCCGCGCCTCGTCCATTGATATTTTTGGCTATCTTCAAGGGCAGACGCGGGTTTTTCGGCGACCAGAAGTCACCATCGTGCAAACCAAAAGGGGCCCGCTGCAACTCATAGCCCTCCCATGGCCTGTGCGCAGCCTACTCATGACTCAGGAAAACTTCCGCCGCAAATCCGCTACTGAAGTGCGTGAGCTCATCGAGCAACTCTACGTCGAGTACATTCAATCCGCTGCAACGCAGCTCGATCCTACGCTGCCTACAGTTTTAGCGGGCCACTTTAGCGTTCAAGGAGCAGAACTTGCTGGCTCAGAGCGCACCAGTCTCATTGATCACGAGCCGAAGTTTACTGTCGGACAACTCGCCTTACCGCCGATCGATTACGTCGCCCTGGGGCATATTCATCGGCACCAGAACCTCAACCCGGGCGGCATCCCCGTGGTCTACAGTAGCAGTATTGAGCGCGTCTCGTTTCGCGAAGCCGACGATCCGAAAGGCTTTGTGCTGGTGCAGATCGAAACCTCCCAGGGACGGAAGCAAACCTCCTATGAATTTGTGGAAACGCCAGCCCGGCGCTTTATCGACCTTTACGTAGACGTGCGCGCAAGCAGCAACCCTACAGAGCGCATTTTAGAAGCTCTGGCGCGCCACCCCATTGCCGATGCCATTGTGCGCCTACGCTACCAGGTAGACGAGCAGGCCGCCGCCCGCGTCGACGTGCAGCGCATCCGTGAGGCGCTCCGCTCAGCTGCAGCCATTGCGA
This Rhodothermus bifroesti DNA region includes the following protein-coding sequences:
- the sbcD gene encoding metallophosphoesterase family protein; amino-acid sequence: MKILHTADIHLGMTTYGRVDPTSGLNSRLLDVQRAFQFMVTRALEEDIDLFLFCGDAFRNPDPSPTEQMIFAECLRPLSERGIPIVLLVGNHDHPVTFGRASSIDIFGYLQGQTRVFRRPEVTIVQTKRGPLQLIALPWPVRSLLMTQENFRRKSATEVRELIEQLYVEYIQSAATQLDPTLPTVLAGHFSVQGAELAGSERTSLIDHEPKFTVGQLALPPIDYVALGHIHRHQNLNPGGIPVVYSSSIERVSFREADDPKGFVLVQIETSQGRKQTSYEFVETPARRFIDLYVDVRASSNPTERILEALARHPIADAIVRLRYQVDEQAAARVDVQRIREALRSAAAIASIERTLEPVERQRRTVVHRETSLREALERYIDQHETLRPLRQELIEAALALEARLEAERT